A single window of Pristis pectinata isolate sPriPec2 chromosome 8, sPriPec2.1.pri, whole genome shotgun sequence DNA harbors:
- the LOC127573706 gene encoding ubiquitin-like protein 3, translated as MSSAPIDKVNLRLILVSGKTQEFVFSPNDSASDIAKHVYENWPVGWDDERVSSPNILRLIYQGRFLHGNVTLGALKLPPGRMTVMHLVARETLPEPNSQGQRNREKTGESNCCMIL; from the exons GTAAACCTGCGCCTTATTTTAGTTAGTGGGAAGACGCAAGAGTTTGTGTTTTCACCAAATGATTCTGCTTCAGATATTGCCAAACATGTCTATGAAAACTGGCCTGTGG GTTGGGATGATGAACGGGTCAGTAGCCCCAATATTCTTCGGCTTATTTACCAAGGAAGATTTTTACATGGAAATGTCACACTTGGGG CCCTTAAGCTTCCTCCTGGAAGGATGACAGTGATGCATTTAGTTGCCAGAGAAACGTTGCCAGAACCTAATTCCCAAG gtcaaaGAAATCGGGAGAAAACTGGAGAGAGTAATTGCTGTATGATCTTATGA